From the genome of bacterium, one region includes:
- the rlmN gene encoding 23S rRNA (adenine(2503)-C(2))-methyltransferase RlmN codes for MLEAIEKQALMTDAVPLAAGEKKSLIGLDRAELGQILKDMGEPAFRAKQLWHWLYWQGAKNFDAMHNVSAKLREKLAEQYTLERPSAFRFQESSDGTLKWLLEYRDRNKAETVYIPDVDEDRGAVCISSQVGCTLSCSFCHTGTQNLVRNLTAGEIVGQFMVVRDQLNEWPTPTETARLASNIVMMGMGEPLFNYDNVVKALNIITDGEGIALSKRKITLSTSGVVPRIPEVGAATGVSLAISLHAVRDELRDVLVPLNRKYPIAELLDACRNYPGLSNARRITFEYVMIKDVNDSDADAHELARLLKDIPSKINLIPFNPWPGTNYECSSGNRVQRFSDLLYGHGYSAPIRTPRGRDILAACGQLKSDSERKAGQKVAL; via the coding sequence ATGCTTGAAGCGATCGAAAAACAGGCCCTGATGACCGATGCCGTGCCTTTGGCCGCGGGTGAGAAAAAAAGCCTGATCGGGCTGGACCGGGCGGAGCTTGGCCAGATTCTGAAGGATATGGGCGAGCCCGCCTTTCGTGCAAAGCAGCTCTGGCACTGGCTTTACTGGCAAGGGGCCAAGAATTTTGACGCGATGCATAATGTATCGGCCAAGCTGCGTGAAAAGCTGGCCGAACAGTATACGCTGGAACGTCCATCCGCATTCCGCTTTCAGGAATCCAGCGATGGCACGCTGAAATGGCTGCTGGAATATCGCGACAGGAACAAGGCCGAAACGGTTTACATTCCTGATGTGGATGAGGACCGGGGTGCGGTGTGCATATCGTCGCAGGTGGGCTGTACGCTTTCCTGCAGCTTTTGCCATACGGGCACGCAGAATCTGGTGCGCAACCTGACGGCGGGTGAGATTGTCGGGCAGTTTATGGTGGTGCGTGACCAGCTGAACGAATGGCCCACGCCGACGGAAACGGCGCGCCTGGCTTCTAACATCGTGATGATGGGTATGGGCGAGCCCCTGTTCAATTACGATAATGTGGTCAAGGCCCTGAACATCATTACCGATGGCGAGGGTATTGCGCTTTCCAAACGCAAAATCACGCTTTCGACTTCCGGCGTGGTGCCGCGCATTCCCGAAGTGGGAGCGGCCACGGGGGTGAGCCTGGCGATTTCGCTGCATGCCGTGCGGGATGAGTTGCGCGACGTGCTGGTGCCGTTGAACCGCAAATACCCGATTGCCGAATTGCTGGATGCTTGCCGCAATTACCCCGGACTTTCCAATGCGCGACGCATCACGTTTGAATATGTGATGATCAAGGATGTGAACGATTCCGATGCGGATGCGCATGAGCTGGCGCGGCTGCTGAAGGATATCCCGAGCAAGATCAACCTGATTCCGTTCAACCCGTGGCCGGGCACGAATTACGAGTGCTCCAGCGGCAACCGCGTGCAGCGCTTCAGCGACCTGCTTTATGGCCACGGCTATTCCGCGCCGATCCGTACGCCGCGCGGGCGAGATATTCTGGCGGCATGCGGGCAGCTCAAGAGCGATTCCGAGCGCAAGGCCGGGCAGAAGGTGGCGCTTTAG